The following coding sequences are from one Prochlorococcus marinus XMU1412 window:
- the cobN gene encoding cobaltochelatase subunit CobN: MHRILNVAGNEKNNDDLIEQPAADFIFITSVKADLNLISNLLLEKEFASLKNNIRALEISNLNSSAQIDNYLLKTINYAKVVILRIFGDKGTWNYGIEQLLNWQAVNKKRKLLILSGTVDQEVSLSEISSIDKNIALNISRLLRSGGMENYRKFLNCLNYLKVNETLIPDEFLNISFYPDPYLYDWKIEKGEKIGIISYKSLFLANEIEVNEKLNLQLRRCGLSPKTLFISTLKDHIIQKKLIEIFKKEDIRLIITTTSFSSSQIKNNELIENSTNIFTSLKIPILQLLSSNRSRKNWLNSSIGMNSSDLLMQIIIPEFDGRITTCPSAFKEIISKKNTLYSEITSYKADQVGIKWISKFATNYVKLQQLNNFEKKICLIISNYPVKNGRIGNGVGLNTPSSIINILNWLKEEGYDLGSCNYPQDSSELMSILIKTRTNDIESQNNKPLDYLPLSEYLKYWNYLELEPKNIIVNRWGKPSEAIDLDNEGFSINGIRFGKITLLIQPQRGYDSLTDRDIHSPDLPPPHRYLAQYFWIEKVFNANAICHIGKHGTVEWLPGKSIGLSNKCFPNIICPAIPNIYPFIVNDPGEGSQAKRRTAATIIDHLTPPLDRSELYGKYSILENYLDEYFEAKLLNSNRIEIIEKSIFELIKKDFNEITLNNKNNQIEEIDSFLCKIKESQIRTGLHIFGNRQNDINEINLFLCVARVPNANRIGIVQYIAKHLKLDLDPWTNIYDQKLSEKDKKILLIFSNKNILNFRMAIDFLEQQAKYLIYLFFYKMNTNIKNLEKYKNQKIIDYFFNEKKHNKYFLLLKKEILYPIINSSYNEKLSFINSLNGQYVKSGPSGAPTRGKTEALPTGKNFFSVDSRGLPTESAWSVGCQSASQILDLYKQDNGEDLKNIAISVWATSTMRNGGEDICQILYLLGVQPIWDGPSRRVVDLEIIPLSVLERPRVDVTLRISGMFRDAFPQLVKLTSKAINLVSNLNEDDKFNPLAGASRDGDSINRIFGSAPGSYGAGLQELISNSNWENIDDFGESYLNWSKWIYSDNLEPIEDKKSLENALKNVQLVVHNQDNKEHDILDSDDYYQFQGGLSSAVKKLSGKFPEMYHGDLSKFGLSKISKLQDEINKVVISRILNPKWINGMKDNGYKGAFEFSATLDYLYAFDASTEVVSDWCYEEVYKSWLCDLDLRNFFLENNPWALRDIAQRFLEIVNRKMWNNCSSDVIENLKNIIINTDSIIEKNEF, encoded by the coding sequence ATGCACAGGATATTAAATGTAGCAGGAAATGAAAAGAATAATGATGATTTAATTGAGCAACCAGCGGCAGATTTTATTTTTATAACAAGTGTAAAAGCTGATTTAAATCTCATATCAAACTTATTGTTAGAAAAAGAATTTGCTTCATTAAAAAATAATATAAGAGCTTTAGAAATTTCTAATTTAAATTCCTCAGCTCAAATAGATAATTATTTATTAAAAACAATTAATTATGCAAAAGTTGTCATACTACGAATTTTTGGCGATAAAGGTACATGGAACTATGGAATTGAACAACTTTTAAATTGGCAAGCAGTCAATAAAAAAAGGAAGTTATTAATCCTATCAGGTACCGTTGATCAGGAAGTGTCCTTAAGTGAAATAAGTAGTATAGATAAAAATATTGCATTAAATATTTCTAGATTACTAAGATCGGGAGGAATGGAGAATTATAGAAAATTTCTTAATTGTTTAAATTATCTAAAGGTAAATGAAACATTAATTCCTGATGAGTTTTTGAATATTAGTTTTTATCCAGATCCTTATTTATATGATTGGAAAATTGAAAAAGGAGAAAAGATTGGAATAATATCCTATAAATCACTTTTTTTGGCTAATGAAATTGAAGTAAACGAAAAACTTAACTTGCAGTTACGAAGATGCGGACTATCGCCTAAAACGTTATTTATTTCAACACTAAAAGATCATATTATTCAAAAGAAATTAATAGAAATTTTTAAAAAGGAAGATATTAGATTAATAATTACCACAACTTCATTTTCTTCATCTCAAATCAAAAATAACGAATTAATTGAAAATTCTACAAATATTTTTACTTCTCTTAAAATTCCAATTTTACAGCTTCTCTCTTCAAATAGATCAAGAAAAAATTGGTTAAATTCATCCATTGGAATGAATTCATCTGATTTATTGATGCAAATAATTATTCCTGAATTTGATGGAAGGATTACTACCTGTCCTTCAGCATTTAAAGAAATAATTTCTAAAAAAAATACACTCTACAGTGAAATAACCAGTTACAAAGCTGATCAAGTAGGTATTAAATGGATTTCAAAATTCGCAACAAATTATGTGAAACTTCAACAACTTAATAATTTTGAAAAAAAAATTTGTTTAATAATAAGTAATTATCCAGTAAAGAATGGAAGAATCGGTAATGGTGTTGGTCTTAATACACCATCTTCGATAATAAATATTCTTAACTGGTTAAAAGAAGAAGGTTATGATCTTGGATCTTGTAATTATCCTCAAGATTCTTCGGAATTAATGTCAATACTTATAAAAACTAGAACTAATGATATTGAATCTCAAAATAATAAACCATTAGATTACTTACCACTTAGTGAATATTTAAAATATTGGAATTATTTAGAACTTGAACCAAAAAATATTATTGTTAACCGTTGGGGTAAACCATCAGAAGCGATCGATCTTGATAATGAAGGCTTCTCAATAAATGGTATTAGATTTGGAAAAATAACATTATTGATTCAACCTCAACGAGGTTATGACTCTCTCACTGATAGAGATATTCATTCTCCCGATCTTCCACCTCCCCATAGATATTTAGCACAATATTTTTGGATTGAAAAAGTTTTTAACGCAAATGCTATTTGCCATATTGGTAAACATGGGACTGTTGAATGGTTACCTGGCAAATCTATAGGTCTCAGTAATAAATGTTTTCCAAATATTATTTGTCCAGCAATACCAAACATATATCCTTTTATCGTAAATGATCCTGGGGAAGGATCCCAAGCTAAAAGAAGAACTGCTGCAACAATTATTGATCATTTAACCCCTCCTTTGGATAGGTCAGAATTATATGGAAAATATTCAATATTAGAAAATTATTTAGACGAATATTTTGAAGCAAAATTATTAAATTCTAATCGGATTGAAATTATAGAAAAATCCATTTTTGAATTAATTAAAAAAGATTTTAACGAAATCACTTTAAATAATAAAAATAATCAAATTGAAGAGATTGATTCTTTTCTTTGCAAAATTAAAGAATCTCAAATTAGGACAGGTTTGCATATTTTTGGTAATAGGCAGAATGACATTAATGAAATAAATTTATTCTTGTGTGTCGCTAGAGTGCCAAATGCCAATAGAATTGGGATTGTTCAATATATAGCAAAACATTTAAAACTAGATTTGGATCCTTGGACAAATATATATGATCAAAAGTTAAGTGAAAAGGATAAAAAAATATTATTGATTTTTTCCAACAAAAACATTTTAAACTTTAGAATGGCTATTGATTTTTTGGAACAACAAGCAAAGTATTTAATATATTTGTTTTTTTACAAAATGAATACCAATATAAAAAATCTTGAGAAATATAAAAATCAGAAAATAATAGACTATTTCTTTAATGAAAAAAAACATAATAAGTATTTTTTATTATTAAAAAAAGAGATTCTATATCCAATCATTAATTCTTCATATAATGAGAAATTATCATTTATTAATTCGTTAAATGGACAATATGTAAAAAGTGGTCCATCTGGAGCCCCTACGAGAGGTAAAACTGAAGCTTTACCCACTGGTAAAAATTTCTTTTCAGTTGATTCGAGAGGACTGCCAACTGAATCAGCATGGAGTGTTGGTTGTCAATCCGCCTCACAAATACTTGATTTATACAAACAAGATAATGGAGAAGATTTAAAAAATATAGCAATATCTGTATGGGCAACATCCACAATGAGAAATGGTGGTGAAGACATTTGTCAAATACTATATTTATTAGGAGTACAGCCTATTTGGGATGGGCCCTCAAGAAGAGTAGTAGATCTAGAAATCATTCCTTTATCTGTTCTCGAAAGACCAAGGGTTGATGTTACTTTAAGGATTTCAGGAATGTTTAGAGATGCATTTCCACAGTTAGTTAAATTAACTTCTAAAGCAATAAATCTTGTTTCTAATCTTAATGAGGATGATAAATTTAACCCTCTTGCTGGGGCATCAAGGGATGGTGATTCAATTAATCGTATATTTGGTTCAGCCCCAGGTTCATATGGAGCTGGACTACAAGAACTAATTTCTAATTCTAATTGGGAAAATATTGATGATTTTGGAGAATCTTATCTTAATTGGAGTAAGTGGATTTACAGTGATAATCTTGAACCTATAGAGGATAAAAAATCATTAGAAAATGCTCTTAAAAATGTTCAGTTAGTAGTTCATAACCAAGATAATAAGGAACATGATATTTTAGATTCTGATGATTATTATCAGTTTCAGGGTGGCTTATCTTCAGCAGTAAAAAAATTGAGCGGTAAATTTCCTGAAATGTATCATGGTGATTTATCAAAATTTGGATTATCCAAAATTTCAAAATTACAAGATGAAATTAATAAAGTTGTTATATCAAGAATACTTAACCCTAAATGGATAAATGGAATGAAGGATAATGGTTATAAAGGAGCGTTTGAATTTTCAGCTACACTAGATTACTTATATGCTTTTGATGCTTCTACTGAAGTAGTCTCAGATTGGTGTTATGAGGAAGTTTATAAATCATGGTTATGTGATCTGGATCTTAGGAATTTCTTTCTAGAGAACAATCCATGGGCTTTAAGAGATATTGCACAAAGATTTCTTGAAATTGTAAATAGAAAAATGTGGAATAATTGTTCATCAGATGTCATTGAAAATTTAAAGAACATAATTATTAATACTGATTCAATAATTGAAAAAAATGAATTCTAA
- the metH gene encoding methionine synthase, with the protein MESFRTFLNRDEKPLIIFDGGTGTSFQNLNLTADDFGGKELEGCNENLVLSSPKIVEKVHNSFLEAGCHVIETNTFGASSIVLDEYDIKNKAYEINKNAALIAKKAATKYASVDKPRFVAGSIGPTTKLPTLGHINFDELKESYKEQIYGLTDGGVDLLLIETCQDVLQIKSALLASKEVLDSKNIDIPIMVSITMETTGTMLVGSDIASALTILEPFNIDILGLNCATGPEQMKEHIKYLSENSPFAISCIPNAGLPENIGGVAHYRLKPIELKMQLMNFIYDFNVQLIGGCCGTTPEHIKYLSSIIDEIIDNEMPNKNGKNNLSGYIPSASSIYNSVPYKQDNSILIVGERLNASGSKKVRELLNNDDWDGLVSIAKQQQKENAHVLDVNVDYVGRDGVKDMKEITSRLVTNINLPLMIDSTDADKMESGLKSAGGKCIINSTNYEDGNERFDQVLNLALGYGSGLVVGTIDEDGMARNADKKYDIAKRAINRTRECGLSDYELFFDPLALPISTGIEEDRLNAKETITAISKIRENFPETHIILGISNISFGLSPLSRINLNSIFLDECIKAGLDSAIIAPNKILPLSKISGETKKLCLDLIYDKRKFEDDICIYDPLVELTKAFQDLSIQDFKKASSENKNLTLEESLKNHIIDGEKIGLEDQLNKALKKYKPLEIINTFLLDGMKVVGDLFGSGQMQLPFVLQSAETMKFAVSILEPHMETVEENISNGKLLIATVKGDVHDIGKNLVDIILTNNGYDVINLGIKQDVSAIIDAQKKHNADCIAMSGLLVKSTAFMKDNLEAFNNEDISVPVILGGAALTPKFVNEDCSKIYKGKILYGKDAFTDLKFMNEYMDNKKKGNWSNTEGFINNEGIDINLASSKSNSQAVKKSISIDIETSKLNLKENFIRSKFINEEEPIQAPFLGTKVLNEIDIDLNKLIFYLDTKALFSGQWQIKKGKNQSVDEYNNYLDSYAKPLLDRWLETIVEKKLISPKAVYGYFRCGRKDNSIFLFDEKSLNKISQFNFPRQKSGNNLCIADFYCDLKNDKPIDIFPMQAVTMGDIASEYSQKLFKEDKYSDYLLFHGLTVQLAEALAEYVHALIRIECGFRSEEPDKNREILAQKYRGARYSFGYPACPKVSDSNIQLSLLDAKRINLTMDESEQLHPEQSTTAIISLHSKAKYFSA; encoded by the coding sequence ATGGAATCTTTCAGAACCTTTCTAAATAGAGATGAAAAGCCATTAATAATTTTTGACGGAGGTACTGGAACATCATTTCAGAACTTAAATCTTACAGCAGACGACTTTGGAGGAAAAGAATTAGAGGGTTGTAATGAAAACCTTGTTTTATCCTCACCAAAGATAGTTGAAAAGGTCCATAATTCATTCTTAGAAGCAGGTTGTCATGTTATAGAAACTAATACTTTTGGTGCCTCATCAATAGTTCTTGATGAATATGATATTAAGAATAAGGCATATGAGATAAATAAAAATGCTGCTCTAATAGCAAAAAAAGCTGCTACAAAATATGCATCAGTTGATAAGCCAAGGTTTGTTGCTGGTTCAATTGGACCAACCACTAAATTACCCACATTAGGACATATAAATTTTGATGAATTAAAGGAATCATATAAAGAACAGATATATGGTCTTACGGATGGAGGAGTTGATCTACTTTTAATTGAAACTTGTCAAGATGTATTGCAAATAAAATCTGCCTTATTAGCTTCTAAAGAAGTACTTGATAGTAAAAATATAGATATACCTATAATGGTATCTATAACAATGGAAACAACAGGTACTATGCTTGTTGGATCTGACATTGCCTCTGCATTAACAATATTAGAGCCGTTTAATATAGATATCCTTGGACTAAATTGTGCTACTGGTCCAGAACAAATGAAAGAACATATTAAATATTTGTCTGAAAATTCTCCCTTCGCTATAAGCTGTATTCCCAACGCAGGACTTCCTGAAAATATTGGCGGTGTTGCTCACTACAGATTAAAGCCAATAGAATTAAAGATGCAGTTAATGAATTTTATATATGACTTTAATGTTCAATTAATAGGTGGATGTTGTGGGACAACACCCGAACATATTAAATATCTTTCTTCAATAATCGATGAAATTATTGATAACGAAATGCCAAATAAAAATGGTAAGAACAATTTAAGTGGCTATATTCCTTCTGCATCATCAATATATAATTCTGTACCTTACAAACAAGACAATTCTATTTTGATTGTAGGCGAAAGATTAAATGCTAGTGGATCTAAAAAGGTAAGGGAGTTGTTAAATAACGATGATTGGGATGGACTAGTATCAATTGCCAAGCAACAACAAAAAGAAAATGCACACGTTCTTGATGTGAATGTTGATTATGTAGGGAGAGACGGAGTGAAAGATATGAAAGAAATAACATCAAGACTTGTTACCAATATAAATTTGCCATTAATGATTGACTCTACAGATGCTGACAAAATGGAAAGTGGATTAAAGTCAGCTGGTGGTAAATGTATTATAAATTCAACCAATTACGAAGACGGTAATGAAAGGTTTGATCAAGTTCTAAATTTAGCCTTGGGGTATGGTTCAGGTCTTGTTGTAGGAACTATTGATGAAGATGGAATGGCAAGGAATGCAGATAAAAAATATGACATTGCTAAACGAGCAATTAATAGAACCAGGGAATGCGGTTTGTCTGATTATGAGCTCTTTTTTGATCCATTAGCTCTTCCAATATCTACTGGGATAGAAGAAGATAGATTAAATGCTAAAGAAACAATTACTGCTATATCAAAAATTCGTGAAAATTTTCCTGAGACTCACATCATACTTGGGATATCAAACATTAGTTTTGGTCTTTCACCATTATCCAGAATTAATCTAAATTCAATATTTTTAGATGAATGCATTAAAGCAGGATTGGATTCTGCTATCATCGCACCAAATAAAATTTTGCCATTATCAAAAATTTCTGGAGAAACCAAAAAGCTTTGCTTAGATTTGATATACGACAAAAGAAAATTTGAAGATGATATTTGTATTTATGATCCATTAGTAGAATTAACAAAAGCTTTTCAAGATTTATCTATTCAAGATTTCAAAAAAGCATCTTCAGAAAATAAAAACCTAACTCTGGAAGAAAGCCTAAAAAATCATATTATTGATGGAGAAAAAATAGGTTTAGAGGATCAACTAAATAAAGCTTTAAAAAAATATAAACCTCTAGAAATAATTAATACCTTTCTACTAGATGGGATGAAAGTTGTAGGTGATTTATTTGGCTCAGGTCAAATGCAATTGCCATTTGTACTCCAATCCGCCGAAACAATGAAATTTGCCGTTTCAATTTTAGAACCACATATGGAAACTGTGGAAGAAAACATATCAAATGGAAAACTCTTAATTGCAACAGTCAAAGGCGATGTTCATGATATAGGAAAAAATTTGGTTGACATAATACTTACAAATAATGGTTATGACGTAATAAATCTTGGAATAAAGCAAGATGTTTCAGCAATTATAGATGCACAAAAAAAGCATAATGCAGATTGCATCGCTATGAGCGGATTACTTGTTAAATCAACTGCTTTTATGAAAGATAATTTAGAAGCTTTTAACAATGAAGATATTAGTGTACCAGTAATATTAGGAGGTGCAGCCTTAACCCCAAAATTTGTAAATGAGGACTGCAGCAAAATATATAAAGGGAAAATTTTATACGGAAAAGATGCGTTCACTGATCTTAAATTCATGAATGAATATATGGACAATAAAAAAAAGGGTAATTGGTCAAATACAGAGGGATTCATCAACAATGAGGGAATAGATATTAATTTAGCCTCATCAAAGTCCAACTCTCAAGCTGTTAAAAAATCAATATCTATAGATATAGAGACTTCTAAATTAAATTTAAAAGAAAATTTTATAAGATCTAAATTTATAAATGAAGAAGAACCAATTCAAGCTCCTTTCTTGGGAACGAAAGTCTTGAACGAGATTGATATAGATTTAAATAAGTTAATTTTTTATTTAGATACAAAAGCTCTATTTAGCGGACAATGGCAAATAAAAAAAGGAAAAAACCAAAGCGTAGATGAATACAATAACTATTTGGATTCATATGCTAAACCATTGCTAGATAGATGGTTAGAGACAATTGTAGAAAAAAAACTTATTTCACCCAAAGCAGTTTATGGATATTTCAGATGCGGTAGAAAAGATAATAGTATTTTCTTATTTGATGAGAAATCATTAAATAAAATTTCCCAATTTAATTTTCCACGACAAAAATCTGGGAATAATTTATGCATAGCTGATTTTTATTGTGATTTGAAAAATGATAAACCGATAGATATATTTCCTATGCAGGCAGTAACCATGGGCGATATTGCTAGCGAATATTCTCAAAAATTATTTAAAGAAGATAAATATAGCGATTATTTGTTATTCCATGGACTTACAGTGCAATTAGCAGAAGCTCTAGCTGAGTATGTCCATGCATTAATTCGTATTGAATGTGGTTTTAGGTCTGAAGAACCAGACAAAAATAGAGAAATACTAGCTCAAAAATATAGAGGAGCTAGATATTCTTTTGGTTATCCTGCATGTCCAAAAGTATCTGATTCAAACATACAATTATCATTGTTGGATGCCAAAAGAATAAACTTGACTATGGATGAATCTGAACAACTTCATCCAGAACAAAGTACTACAGCTATCATTTCACTACACTCAAAAGCTAAATATTTCAGCGCTTAA
- a CDS encoding branched-chain amino acid transaminase yields the protein MHEFLPYAWFEGKCIPFKEAKISIATHALHYGTAAFGGMRAIPNPTNKEEFLLFRTDKHIKRLSQSAKLLLTDISEEYIFKALEEVIKRNKPQKPIYIRPFVYTSDLGIAPRLHNIETDFFMYCIELGDYLSPDGVSCRMSSWTRQEDRSLPLRGKISGAYITSSLAKTEASLSGFDEALLLNSSGKVSEASGMNLFIVRNGDLITPGVDQDILEGITRASVIELAKSFGINVIERPVDKTELLIADEVFLTGTAAKITPVKKIESSELNGERPIMNKLKSKLIEITEGRTQDYDNWVTRISIK from the coding sequence ATGCATGAATTTCTTCCATACGCCTGGTTCGAAGGTAAATGTATTCCATTTAAAGAAGCAAAAATATCAATAGCTACTCATGCACTACATTACGGTACTGCTGCATTTGGAGGAATGCGAGCGATACCTAACCCTACAAATAAAGAAGAATTCCTTTTATTTAGAACTGATAAACACATAAAAAGATTATCTCAAAGTGCAAAATTACTCTTAACTGATATATCTGAAGAATATATTTTTAAAGCCTTAGAGGAAGTTATAAAAAGAAATAAGCCACAAAAACCTATTTATATTAGACCATTCGTATATACAAGCGATTTAGGTATAGCTCCAAGGTTACACAATATTGAAACAGATTTCTTTATGTATTGTATTGAACTAGGAGATTATCTATCCCCAGATGGGGTTTCATGTAGAATGAGTAGTTGGACTAGACAAGAAGATAGATCTCTCCCATTGAGAGGAAAAATAAGTGGAGCTTATATTACTAGTTCATTAGCTAAAACAGAAGCTAGTTTATCGGGTTTTGATGAAGCCCTGCTATTAAATTCAAGTGGTAAGGTAAGCGAAGCTAGTGGTATGAATTTATTTATTGTAAGGAATGGAGACTTAATCACTCCTGGTGTTGATCAAGATATCCTTGAGGGTATTACTAGAGCTAGTGTAATTGAATTAGCAAAATCATTTGGAATAAATGTAATTGAAAGGCCTGTTGATAAAACAGAATTATTAATAGCAGATGAAGTTTTTCTAACTGGTACAGCAGCAAAAATTACACCAGTTAAAAAAATTGAATCAAGTGAATTAAATGGTGAAAGACCAATAATGAATAAATTAAAAAGTAAGCTTATAGAAATAACAGAAGGTCGTACTCAAGATTATGATAATTGGGTAACAAGAATTTCTATAAAATAA
- a CDS encoding DUF2237 family protein, which produces MTINNQNQLNVLGEEIEICSCEPMTGWFRDGFCNYDKNDGGNHSICCVMDDNFLKYSKSQGNDLITPMPIYSFPGLKDGDHWCICLDRWKQALLDGLAPKVILESTNIVVLESVPLEKLKEYQFNKK; this is translated from the coding sequence ATGACCATAAATAATCAAAATCAGTTAAATGTCCTTGGAGAAGAAATTGAGATTTGTAGTTGCGAACCTATGACAGGGTGGTTCAGGGATGGATTTTGCAACTATGACAAAAATGATGGAGGGAATCATTCCATATGTTGTGTAATGGATGATAATTTCCTGAAATATAGTAAATCACAAGGTAATGATTTAATAACCCCCATGCCTATTTATTCCTTCCCAGGACTAAAGGATGGTGATCATTGGTGTATTTGTCTTGATAGGTGGAAGCAAGCATTATTAGACGGTCTTGCACCAAAAGTCATATTAGAATCAACTAATATTGTAGTCTTAGAATCAGTACCTCTGGAAAAATTGAAAGAATATCAATTTAATAAAAAGTAA